Proteins found in one Luteimonas chenhongjianii genomic segment:
- the epmB gene encoding EF-P beta-lysylation protein EpmB, protein MIPAALLPMQPRRWQQAWREAVRDPRELLALLGLQDLALGVSSEAAAQFPLRVPRGFVARMRHGDPHDPLLRQVLPLDAEMRPVPGFTLDAVGDGAAKVGPGVIHKYAGRALLVATGSCAVHCRYCFRRHFPYAEETAAAGAWREAIAAIAADPSIEEVLLSGGDPLSLATAKLAELTEALRELPHVRRLRLHTRLPIVLPERVDAELTGWLASLPWPVAIVVHANHANEFDTSVDTAMRDLRATGATVLNQAVLLRGVNDDVDALAALAERSFDAGVLPYYLHQLDRVAGAAHFEVDDETALALHAALVARHSGYLVPRLVREVAGDASKRAISAAADGRIAPPMA, encoded by the coding sequence ATGATACCCGCAGCCCTTCTTCCGATGCAGCCGCGCCGCTGGCAGCAGGCCTGGCGCGAGGCTGTCCGCGACCCGCGCGAGCTGCTCGCCCTGCTCGGCCTCCAGGACCTGGCGCTCGGCGTCTCGTCCGAAGCCGCCGCACAGTTCCCGTTGCGCGTACCACGCGGTTTCGTGGCCCGCATGCGCCACGGAGACCCGCACGACCCCTTGCTGCGCCAGGTCCTGCCACTGGACGCGGAGATGCGTCCCGTGCCCGGCTTCACGCTCGACGCGGTCGGCGATGGCGCGGCCAAAGTTGGGCCAGGCGTGATCCACAAGTACGCCGGCCGTGCGTTGCTGGTCGCGACCGGCAGCTGCGCGGTGCATTGCCGCTACTGCTTCCGCCGTCATTTCCCCTATGCGGAGGAGACCGCGGCGGCGGGTGCATGGCGCGAGGCGATCGCGGCGATCGCGGCCGACCCGAGCATCGAGGAGGTCCTGCTGTCGGGTGGCGACCCCCTGTCGCTGGCCACCGCGAAGCTGGCCGAACTCACCGAAGCGCTGCGCGAGCTGCCGCACGTGCGCCGCCTGCGGCTGCATACGCGCCTGCCGATCGTGCTGCCCGAACGCGTGGACGCCGAGCTGACCGGATGGCTCGCGTCCCTGCCCTGGCCCGTCGCGATCGTCGTGCACGCCAACCACGCCAATGAGTTCGATACCTCGGTGGATACCGCAATGCGCGACCTGCGCGCGACCGGCGCCACCGTGCTCAACCAGGCCGTGCTGCTGCGGGGGGTCAACGACGATGTGGACGCGCTCGCCGCCCTGGCTGAGCGCAGCTTCGATGCCGGGGTACTGCCCTATTACCTGCATCAGCTCGACCGGGTGGCCGGCGCCGCGCATTTCGAAGTCGACGACGAGACCGCGCTCGCGCTGCATGCGGCCCTCGTGGCGCGCCATTCCGGATATCTCGTGCCCCGTCTTGTGCGCGAGGTCGCAGGCGATGCATCCAAGCGCGCGATCAGCGCCGCCGCTGATGGACGGATTGCGCCCCCCATGGCATAA
- a CDS encoding TRZ/ATZ family hydrolase produces MHDETPQAIDLLIEAAHVVPVEPHAVVHDDHAVAVHRGEILAVLPIAEARQRYAPAETVARPQSALLPGLVNAHTHNPMTLLRGIADDLPLKVWLQQHIWPIEGAVIGPEFVADGVTLALAEMLRGGTTCVNENYFFPDVQAAVYKQHGFRARVGLPVIDFPTAWASSDDAYFERAREVHDQWRDDPLIAMAFAPHAPYTVGDANFERIRMLADQLDLPVHLHLHETAQEVQQSLDKYGQRPLARLDRLGLVNDRLIAVHMTQLTESEIHLCAERGVSVVHCPESNLKLASGFCPACALERAGVNLAIGTDGAASNNDLDMFGETRTAAILAKAVANDAAGFDAFTALRAATLGGAKAVGFGHLAGSIEPGKQADLICVDLSPVETQPLHHVVSQLVYATGRHQVSDVWIAGQPKLRSRTLVGFDLDAITANARQWRERIATLRPGA; encoded by the coding sequence ATGCATGACGAAACCCCGCAGGCCATCGACCTGCTGATCGAAGCGGCGCACGTGGTGCCGGTGGAGCCGCACGCGGTGGTCCACGACGACCACGCGGTTGCGGTGCATCGCGGCGAGATCCTCGCCGTGTTGCCGATCGCCGAGGCCCGGCAGCGTTATGCGCCGGCCGAAACGGTGGCACGTCCGCAATCGGCGCTGCTGCCCGGGCTGGTCAATGCGCATACCCATAATCCGATGACGCTGCTGCGCGGGATCGCCGACGACCTGCCACTCAAGGTCTGGCTGCAACAGCACATCTGGCCCATCGAAGGCGCAGTGATCGGCCCGGAATTCGTCGCCGACGGCGTTACCCTGGCGCTGGCCGAAATGCTCCGGGGCGGCACCACCTGCGTCAACGAGAACTACTTTTTCCCCGACGTGCAGGCCGCTGTCTACAAACAGCATGGCTTCCGTGCGCGCGTCGGTCTGCCGGTGATCGATTTCCCGACCGCCTGGGCCTCGAGCGACGACGCGTATTTCGAGCGCGCACGCGAGGTGCACGACCAGTGGCGCGACGATCCGCTGATCGCGATGGCCTTTGCCCCGCACGCGCCCTACACGGTCGGCGACGCGAATTTCGAACGCATCCGCATGCTCGCCGACCAGCTCGACCTGCCGGTGCACCTGCACCTGCACGAGACCGCGCAGGAGGTGCAGCAGTCGCTCGACAAGTATGGCCAGCGCCCGCTCGCGCGGCTCGATCGGTTGGGGCTCGTCAACGACCGGCTGATCGCGGTGCACATGACCCAGCTGACCGAGAGCGAGATCCATCTGTGCGCCGAGCGCGGTGTCAGCGTCGTGCATTGCCCGGAATCCAATCTCAAGCTGGCGTCGGGCTTCTGCCCGGCCTGCGCGCTCGAGCGGGCGGGCGTGAACCTCGCGATCGGCACCGATGGCGCTGCCAGCAACAACGATCTCGACATGTTCGGCGAGACCCGCACAGCGGCGATCCTGGCCAAGGCGGTCGCGAACGATGCTGCCGGCTTCGATGCATTCACCGCGCTGCGCGCCGCCACCCTGGGTGGGGCGAAGGCGGTCGGATTCGGTCACCTGGCCGGCTCGATCGAGCCGGGCAAGCAGGCGGACCTGATCTGCGTGGACCTGTCGCCGGTCGAAACCCAGCCGCTGCACCATGTGGTCTCGCAGTTGGTCTACGCGACCGGGCGCCACCAGGTGAGCGATGTCTGGATCGCCGGGCAGCCGAAGCTGCGGTCGCGCACACTGGTCGGGTTCGATCTCGACGCCATCACCGCGAATGCGCGCCAATGGCGCGAGCGCATCGCCACATTGCGCCCCGGCGCATGA
- the efp gene encoding elongation factor P yields the protein MASYGMNDVKNGQKILVNSEPCVIIDTEYVKPGKGQAFTRMKYRNIKSGRVVELTMKATDSVEVADVMDTDMQYLYSDGEYWHFMNPETFEQVQADKAGMGGAEKWLKGEEECVVTLWNGTPIAVQPPNFVELQITETDPGVRGDTSGGGGKPATLETGAVVRVPLFVGQEEVIKVDTRSGEYVSRVK from the coding sequence ATGGCCAGTTATGGCATGAATGACGTCAAGAACGGCCAGAAGATCCTGGTCAACAGCGAGCCGTGCGTCATCATCGACACCGAGTACGTGAAGCCGGGCAAGGGCCAGGCGTTCACTCGCATGAAGTATCGCAACATCAAGTCCGGCCGCGTCGTCGAGCTGACGATGAAGGCAACCGACTCGGTGGAAGTGGCCGACGTCATGGACACCGACATGCAGTATCTCTACAGCGACGGCGAGTACTGGCATTTCATGAACCCCGAGACCTTCGAGCAGGTGCAGGCCGACAAGGCCGGCATGGGCGGCGCGGAGAAGTGGCTCAAGGGCGAGGAAGAATGCGTGGTGACGCTGTGGAACGGCACCCCGATCGCGGTGCAGCCGCCCAACTTCGTCGAGCTGCAGATCACCGAGACCGATCCGGGCGTGCGTGGCGACACCTCCGGCGGCGGCGGCAAGCCGGCGACGCTCGAGACCGGCGCCGTGGTGCGCGTGCCGCTGTTCGTGGGCCAGGAAGAGGTCATCAAGGTCGATACCCGTTCGGGCGAGTACGTCAGCCGGGTCAAGTGA